Within the Sphingobium baderi genome, the region CGCTGACCGGCCGCGACACAGCGGGCTTCCCCTGGGCTGAATTACCGCTGCATGTCGCGATGATGCAGAATTGGGGGCTGACTTCATCCCTCAGTTGGAATCACCCCGCCTGGTCGATCAGCGCGGAGTTCGCCGCCTATCTGCTTTTCCCGGCGCTGATGCTGTGGACACCTGTCAGCCGTGCGCGCCGACCCAATCTGCTGGCGGGCATGATCCTGCTGATCGCCATCCTCTTCCTCTGGCTGCGATGGGATGGACAGACGACATTGGGCATGGACATTCCGCGCCACGGCCTCATCCGCTGTCTGACCGAATTCGGCTGCGGCGCGCTGCTCTGCGCTTTCTGGTTGCGCGGGCGGGATTGCGACAGGCGGGCGCTGCTGCTTTCGCTGGGGGGCGTGGCGCTGTTCTGGGGCCTATGGCTGCTGACGGGCGTGGGCAGCGAGATCTGGGCGTTCCCGGCGGGCGCCGCCTGCCTGATCCTGATGCTCGCCCACGCATCCAACTTGCGGAAAAATCCGCTCCACTGGCGCCCACTCGTCTATCTGGGCGAGATCAGCTATGCGACCTATCTCGCCCATTTCATGGCGTGGATCGTCTTCAAGATCATGTTCGTGGAAGACGCCGCGGCCATATCGCCAGTTCTGTTAGCAGCCTTTCTGTCGCTCCTGTTCCTCCTCTCCATGCTGCTCCACCATGGCGTCGAGAAGCCCGGCCGGCGATGGTTGACACATCCCTTTCCGAACTGGCGGCGCATCATGGCGAGCGATCGGTAACCATCCGGGCAAGGCATCAGGCGGCGGCGGTTACGCCTTCGATCACGGCCTTTCTGAATGCGAAGACGAAGGCGGGGATGTCGGCGGGTTTGCGGCTGGTGATGAGGTTGCCGTCGATCGCGACTTCCTGATCCACCACCTTCGCCCCGGCGTTGGCGAGGTCGGTGCGGACCGAAGGCCAGGATGTCACTGTCCGGCCGGACACGATGTCCGCCTCCACCAGCAGCCAAGGTCCGTGGCAGATTGCAGCGACCGGTTTTCCCGAATGGACAAAAGCCCGCACCAGATCGACCGCCTTTCCGTTGGTACGCAGCCTATCGGGATTGGCGACGCCGCCGGGAAGGATAAGGCCGTCATAATCCTCGACCCGCACATCATCGAGCGTCAGATCGGGCGTGATGGTGGCGCCTTTTTCATCATGTTTCATGCCCTGAATGGGCTTCTTTTCGGGCGAGGCGAGCTTCACGGTAGCGCGCGCGCCGATGAGTTGGTCGCGCGGGTCGAACAATTCCGATTGCTCGAAACCGTCTGTCGCGATGATGAGGATACGTGTCTGATCGATGGCGGGCATGGGACGATCCTTTTTTGCCTGTGAGAATGAAGCGACAACAATGCTGGCGAGCATGTGTTGCGGAACGAAGCGATGAACGGCGGGTTTGCAGGGATGATAAGGAAGGCCGCCCCTTCTATGCCCGCACATGCCATTATCCATTCCGACGATAGCCAGCCGGGCATCACCCGCCGGGCATTGAAGCGAGG harbors:
- a CDS encoding acyltransferase family protein, yielding MKGELRSLTTARGLAAWLVVFYHIRIGLPWLPEPLMAVARKGYLAVDFFFLLSGFVIYLSAHRGLLREGAAAVPAFLARRFARIYPLYAVILSGTVAFALLLTLTGRDTAGFPWAELPLHVAMMQNWGLTSSLSWNHPAWSISAEFAAYLLFPALMLWTPVSRARRPNLLAGMILLIAILFLWLRWDGQTTLGMDIPRHGLIRCLTEFGCGALLCAFWLRGRDCDRRALLLSLGGVALFWGLWLLTGVGSEIWAFPAGAACLILMLAHASNLRKNPLHWRPLVYLGEISYATYLAHFMAWIVFKIMFVEDAAAISPVLLAAFLSLLFLLSMLLHHGVEKPGRRWLTHPFPNWRRIMASDR
- a CDS encoding type 1 glutamine amidotransferase domain-containing protein → MPAIDQTRILIIATDGFEQSELFDPRDQLIGARATVKLASPEKKPIQGMKHDEKGATITPDLTLDDVRVEDYDGLILPGGVANPDRLRTNGKAVDLVRAFVHSGKPVAAICHGPWLLVEADIVSGRTVTSWPSVRTDLANAGAKVVDQEVAIDGNLITSRKPADIPAFVFAFRKAVIEGVTAAA